A region of Vanessa tameamea isolate UH-Manoa-2023 chromosome 21, ilVanTame1 primary haplotype, whole genome shotgun sequence DNA encodes the following proteins:
- the LOC135193912 gene encoding LOW QUALITY PROTEIN: fatty acid synthase-like (The sequence of the model RefSeq protein was modified relative to this genomic sequence to represent the inferred CDS: substituted 1 base at 1 genomic stop codon), with protein sequence MIGKWVMVGQIQRGESILIHAGSGGVGQAAINVALSFGCEVFTTVGNEEKRLFIKKLYPQLKGNHIGNSRDTSFEDMIIKETNGKGVDLVLNSLSDERLQTSIRCLGXRGRFLRIGKFDINNNEPIGIHYFHNETSFHGIMLDYVLNQGFEFRKNLRDLLLSGIQSGIVRPLTHCTFVSTFLKVVDTFVIKTPYGFSNSVIERICESRKKLGLPALAVQWGTIGDVGLVANMHDDEEVQLEFCGTFQQSISSCLQALDKFLKQDEVVVSSIAVAKKKTGSYGYGGIVDSVAQILGIKDLKKVSHQVSLPDLGMDSMMAVEIKQTLQREFEIVLSAYNRIVMIFSICKQYNMISKNPMLRGLAAQKEAKASTSVSAHIARSEDGAGLRVLMKCFGEDNLALKPFIYLPSMVSHSEPLTDSSIHQKESIKFILPGLEGYAAGMAPLCSKLKIKTCVLQFGNAENQENLNSLVNRLHKTIKSILTPGSPFILLGYSFGTLPTLKLASILESEGHDGTIICLDGSPDYLYRMLTSSISVKSDIQLQNNLIKHLIDIIAPKNKDSDTLTEKLKNIESYDERITYSLKASPPQQKYSDNFIKSIGKSSFDRLKMILNQPELKKIKAPITLLRPKENLPYLVIEENYGLDKFSEGPVTVHLFECNHASIIGNNYCVNIINKVLAAQDRGNIDMVAITSRIEKQLSMGI encoded by the exons ATGATCGGCAAATGG GTGATGGTAGGCCAGATTCAAAGAGGAGAATCGATTTTAATCCACGCTGGTTCTGGTGGTGTTGGTCAAGCTGCTATCAACGTTGCTCTTTCCTTCGGTTGCGAAGTGTTCACCACCGTTGGTAATGAGGAGAAACGACTCTTCATCAAGAAACTTTACCCACAGCTTAAAGGTAAT CATATTGGGAATTCTCGCGACACATCCTTTGAAGACATGATAATAAAAGAAACGAATGGGAAGGGAGTGGATTTGGTTCTTAATTCTCTTTCAGATGAGAGATTACAg ACCTCAATACGCTGTCTTGGCTAGCGCGGCCGCTTCCTTAGAATTGGAAAGTTCGACATCAACAACAACGAACCCATTGGCATTCACTACTTCCACAACGAGACCTCCTTCCACGGAATAATGTTGGACTACGTCCTCAACCAAGGCTTTGAATTTAGAAAG AATCTCCGAGATCTGCTACTATCTGGTATCCAAAGTGGCATTGTCCGTCCGCTGACGCACTGCACCTTCGTTTCTACC TTTTTAAAAGTAGTAGATACTTTCGTAATCAAGACTCCCTACGGTTTCTCCAACTCCGTGATAGAGAGGATCTGCGAGTCAAGAAAGAAGCTCGGCCTCCCCGCACTCGCCGTGCAGTGGGGTACCATCGGAGAC GTGGGTCTGGTAGCGAACATGCATGATGACGAAGAAGTCCAATTGGAATTCTGTGGAACTTTCCAACAGAGCATTTCCTCCTGCCTGCAAGCTCTCGATAAATTCTTAAAACAGGATGAAGTGGTAGTGTCCTCGATAGCTGTGGCTAAAAAGAAGACAGGAAGCTATGGATATGGAGGCATTGTCGATTCAGTTGCACAAATTCTtg GTATTAAGGACCTAAAGAAAGTATCTCATCAAGTGTCTCTCCCTGATCTGGGTATGGACAGTATGATGGCGGTAGAGATCAAACAGACCTTACAGCGGGAATTTGAAATAGTCCTGTCAGCCTACAACAGAATTGTTATGATATTTTCaatatgtaaacaatataatatgatcTCCAAAAATCCTAT GTTGAGAGGATTAGCAGCTCAAAAAGAAGCGAAAGCATCTACATCAGTGTCAGCACATATAGCGCGTTCTGAAGATGGGGCTGGTCTCCGAGTCCTCATGAAATGCTTTGGTGAAGATAACTTGGCTTTAAAACCTTTTATATACTTGCCATCTATGGTTAGCCACTCGGAGCCATTG ACCGACTCATCAATTCACCAAAAGGAGTCGATAAAGTTCATACTGCCCGGCTTAGAAGGCTATGCCGCGGGAATGGCGCCTTTATGTTCTAAGCTCAAGATAAAAACTTGTGTCCTGCAGTTTGGCAATGCAGAAAATCAGGAAAACTTAAACTCTTTAGTCAATAGGTTACATAAG acgataaaatctatattaactCCTGGAAGTCCATTCATACTTCTTGGATACAGCTTTGGTACTTTACCCACGTTGAAACTGGCGAGCATTTTGGAAAGTGAAG GTCACGATGGTACGATAATTTGCTTAGACGGCAGTCCGGATTACCTCTACCGGATGCTTACCTCGTCGATTTCCGTCAAAAGCGACATTCAGTTACAAAACAACCTGATTAAGCATCTCATTGACATAATTGCACCAAAAAATAAAGACAGCGACACGCTCACGGAGAAACTGAAAAATATCGAATCTTATGATGAGAGGATCACATACTCTTTGAAAGCATCTCCTCCTCAGCAGAAATATTctgataatttcataaaatcaatTGGGAAATCGAGTTTTGACCGTCTCAAAATGATCCTCAATCAACCAGAGTTAAAAAAGATCAAGGCTCCTATAACTCTATTGCGTCCGAAAGAAAATCTACCATACTTGGTGATCGAAGAGAACTATGGTCTGGATAAATTCTCAGAAGGTCCTGTGACGGTTCATCTCTTCGAATGTAACCATGCCAGTATAATTGGGAATAATTATTGTgtgaatattatcaataaagtgTTAGCTGCACAAGATCGAGGAAATATTGACATGGTTGCTATAACAAGTAGAATTGAGAAACAATTGTCAATGggaatttaa